One window of the Perca fluviatilis chromosome 5, GENO_Pfluv_1.0, whole genome shotgun sequence genome contains the following:
- the pex10 gene encoding peroxisome biogenesis factor 10 isoform X1 — MPLAPANQSQLIRSSQKDEYYQTFLRNNANEAFQTLAGSKRWLDWRKEIELLSDLAYYGLTTFTGYQTLGEEYVNIVQVDPTKSRIPSRTRRGLFVLCHSFFPYLLDKVLVCLENELGCEQEGGGGARQRQAASWPWSLESWLRGRTRRAVALLSEPQRRACLPAVFVLHQGLTLLHRLHVALFYISGSFYHLSKRAAGISYLRVMGLNGDDGTIQSSYRLLGAASLLQLFITVCLQLNNFRQKQRARQEWKLYRNLSPQRTQSSGPRAASCMLCLEERRHATSTPCGHLFCWECITEWCNTKVRLTPLYHTQPPSLKLYYMINCS, encoded by the exons ATGCCGCTAGCTCCTGCAAACCAGTCCCAGTTGATTCGGTCCAGTCAAAAGGACGAATATTATCAAACCTTCCTGAGAAACAACGCCAACGAAGCTTTCCAAACACTTGCTG GATCTaaaagatggctggactggagGAAAGAGATAGAGCTGCTGTCAGACCTCGCATACTATGGTTTAACAACATTCACAG GTTACCAAACCCTGGGCGAGGAGTATGTCAACATCGTCCAGGTGGATCCCACGAAAAGTCGAATCCCCTCTCGGACCAGACGAGGCCTCTTTGTCCTGTGCCACTCCTTCTTTCCCTACCTCCTGGACAAGGTCCTGGTGTGCCTGGAGAACGAGCTGGGATGTGAGCAGGAGGGCGGCGGGGGCGCCAGGCAGCGCCAGGCGGCATCCTGGCCGTGGAGCCTGGAGTCCTGGCTGAGGGGGCGGACGCGGAGGGCAGTGGCGCTGCTGTCGGAGCCCCAGAGGAGAGCGTGCCTGCCGGCCGTGTTTGTCCTCCATCAGGGCCTGACCCTCCTGCACCGCCTCCACGTGGCTCTGTTCTACATCAGCGGCTCGTTCTATCACCTGTCCAAGAGGGCGGCCGGGATCAGCTAT CTGCGCGTGATGGGGCTCAACGGCGATGACGGGACCATCCAGAGCAGCTACAGGCTGCTGGGGGCCGCGTCCCTCCTCCAGCTATTCATCACGGTGTGTCTGCAGCTCAACAACTTCAGGCAGAAACAGCGCGCCAGGCAGGAGTGGAAGCTCTACAGGAACCTCAG tCCTCAGCGCACACAGAGCTCGGGCCCCAGGGCAGCCAGCTGTATGCTCTgcctggaggagaggagacacgcCACCTCCACCCCCTGTGGACACCTCTTCTGCTGGGAGTGCATCACCGAGTGGTGCAACACCAAGGTCAGGCTTACGCCACTGTATCACACGCAACCTCCGTCTCTAAAACTCTACTACATGATTAATTGTTcgtga
- the pex10 gene encoding peroxisome biogenesis factor 10 isoform X2, whose product MPLAPANQSQLIRSSQKDEYYQTFLRNNANEAFQTLAGSKRWLDWRKEIELLSDLAYYGLTTFTGYQTLGEEYVNIVQVDPTKSRIPSRTRRGLFVLCHSFFPYLLDKVLVCLENELGCEQEGGGGARQRQAASWPWSLESWLRGRTRRAVALLSEPQRRACLPAVFVLHQGLTLLHRLHVALFYISGSFYHLSKRAAGISYLRVMGLNGDDGTIQSSYRLLGAASLLQLFITVCLQLNNFRQKQRARQEWKLYRNLSPQRTQSSGPRAASCMLCLEERRHATSTPCGHLFCWECITEWCNTKAECPLCREKFQPHRLVYLRNYS is encoded by the exons ATGCCGCTAGCTCCTGCAAACCAGTCCCAGTTGATTCGGTCCAGTCAAAAGGACGAATATTATCAAACCTTCCTGAGAAACAACGCCAACGAAGCTTTCCAAACACTTGCTG GATCTaaaagatggctggactggagGAAAGAGATAGAGCTGCTGTCAGACCTCGCATACTATGGTTTAACAACATTCACAG GTTACCAAACCCTGGGCGAGGAGTATGTCAACATCGTCCAGGTGGATCCCACGAAAAGTCGAATCCCCTCTCGGACCAGACGAGGCCTCTTTGTCCTGTGCCACTCCTTCTTTCCCTACCTCCTGGACAAGGTCCTGGTGTGCCTGGAGAACGAGCTGGGATGTGAGCAGGAGGGCGGCGGGGGCGCCAGGCAGCGCCAGGCGGCATCCTGGCCGTGGAGCCTGGAGTCCTGGCTGAGGGGGCGGACGCGGAGGGCAGTGGCGCTGCTGTCGGAGCCCCAGAGGAGAGCGTGCCTGCCGGCCGTGTTTGTCCTCCATCAGGGCCTGACCCTCCTGCACCGCCTCCACGTGGCTCTGTTCTACATCAGCGGCTCGTTCTATCACCTGTCCAAGAGGGCGGCCGGGATCAGCTAT CTGCGCGTGATGGGGCTCAACGGCGATGACGGGACCATCCAGAGCAGCTACAGGCTGCTGGGGGCCGCGTCCCTCCTCCAGCTATTCATCACGGTGTGTCTGCAGCTCAACAACTTCAGGCAGAAACAGCGCGCCAGGCAGGAGTGGAAGCTCTACAGGAACCTCAG tCCTCAGCGCACACAGAGCTCGGGCCCCAGGGCAGCCAGCTGTATGCTCTgcctggaggagaggagacacgcCACCTCCACCCCCTGTGGACACCTCTTCTGCTGGGAGTGCATCACCGAGTGGTGCAACACCAAG GCAGAGTGCCCCCTGTGTCGGGAGAAGTTCCAGCCTCACAGACTGGTGTACCTGAGGAACTACAGCTAG
- the pex10 gene encoding peroxisome biogenesis factor 10 isoform X3, whose translation MSGYQTLGEEYVNIVQVDPTKSRIPSRTRRGLFVLCHSFFPYLLDKVLVCLENELGCEQEGGGGARQRQAASWPWSLESWLRGRTRRAVALLSEPQRRACLPAVFVLHQGLTLLHRLHVALFYISGSFYHLSKRAAGISYLRVMGLNGDDGTIQSSYRLLGAASLLQLFITVCLQLNNFRQKQRARQEWKLYRNLSPQRTQSSGPRAASCMLCLEERRHATSTPCGHLFCWECITEWCNTKVRLTPLYHTQPPSLKLYYMINCS comes from the exons atgtcag GTTACCAAACCCTGGGCGAGGAGTATGTCAACATCGTCCAGGTGGATCCCACGAAAAGTCGAATCCCCTCTCGGACCAGACGAGGCCTCTTTGTCCTGTGCCACTCCTTCTTTCCCTACCTCCTGGACAAGGTCCTGGTGTGCCTGGAGAACGAGCTGGGATGTGAGCAGGAGGGCGGCGGGGGCGCCAGGCAGCGCCAGGCGGCATCCTGGCCGTGGAGCCTGGAGTCCTGGCTGAGGGGGCGGACGCGGAGGGCAGTGGCGCTGCTGTCGGAGCCCCAGAGGAGAGCGTGCCTGCCGGCCGTGTTTGTCCTCCATCAGGGCCTGACCCTCCTGCACCGCCTCCACGTGGCTCTGTTCTACATCAGCGGCTCGTTCTATCACCTGTCCAAGAGGGCGGCCGGGATCAGCTAT CTGCGCGTGATGGGGCTCAACGGCGATGACGGGACCATCCAGAGCAGCTACAGGCTGCTGGGGGCCGCGTCCCTCCTCCAGCTATTCATCACGGTGTGTCTGCAGCTCAACAACTTCAGGCAGAAACAGCGCGCCAGGCAGGAGTGGAAGCTCTACAGGAACCTCAG tCCTCAGCGCACACAGAGCTCGGGCCCCAGGGCAGCCAGCTGTATGCTCTgcctggaggagaggagacacgcCACCTCCACCCCCTGTGGACACCTCTTCTGCTGGGAGTGCATCACCGAGTGGTGCAACACCAAGGTCAGGCTTACGCCACTGTATCACACGCAACCTCCGTCTCTAAAACTCTACTACATGATTAATTGTTcgtga